One genomic segment of Vespa velutina chromosome 10, iVesVel2.1, whole genome shotgun sequence includes these proteins:
- the LOC124952201 gene encoding ubiquinone biosynthesis O-methyltransferase, mitochondrial-like isoform X2, with product MNNIRVQFVQDGLAKAGFIKDDTNLPLEGIKIVDIGCGGGILSEPLAKLGAEVTGIDNSLELINVAKEHASLDCNLSGRLNYIQTTIEEFEKENKEKYDAVVASEILEHVFNQQLFIKSCSSIIKPGGSLFVTTTNKTLQSWLAGIVAEYIFNILAIGTNEWNKFISPEEVQCFLETCGLKTKIIRGMIFNLIKYEWCWSSNVSMGYALHAIKQ from the exons atgaataatattagagTACAGTTTGTACAAGATGGTTTAGCTAAAGCAGGCTTTATCAAAGATGATACAAATTTACCTTTAGAAGGAATAAAGATTGTGGATATTGGTTGTGGTGGAGGAATACTCTCTGAACCATTAGCTAAATTAGGAGCAGAAGTAACTGGAATAGATAATTCATTGGAACTGATAAATGTTGCAAAGGAACATGCCTCATTAGATTGTAATTTATCGGgaagattaaattatatacaaactaCCATtgaagaatttgaaaaagaaaataaagagaaatatgatGCAGTGGTAGCTTCGGAAATTTTGGAACATGTATTTAatcaacaattatttattaaa tcGTGTTCATCAATTATAAAACCTGGTGGATCATTGTTCGTTACTACCACAAATAAAACTTTACAATCTTGGTTGGCTGGAATTGTGGCAGAGTATATATTCAACATTTTAGCAATTGGAACAAATGAGTggaacaaatttatttcgcCAGAAGAAGTTCAATGTTTCTTAGAAACTT GTGGTCTgaagacaaaaataattcgtgggatgatttttaatctaataaaatatgaatggtGTTGGTCATCAAACGTTTCAATGGGCTATGCGCTTCATGCAATCAAACAGTGA
- the LOC124952201 gene encoding ubiquinone biosynthesis O-methyltransferase, mitochondrial-like isoform X1 — protein MLRNNNVRKFISRNHSSETSKYVTKSIKPIGSTVDSKKVEFFAKLNNKWWDRNGYLALLHIMNNIRVQFVQDGLAKAGFIKDDTNLPLEGIKIVDIGCGGGILSEPLAKLGAEVTGIDNSLELINVAKEHASLDCNLSGRLNYIQTTIEEFEKENKEKYDAVVASEILEHVFNQQLFIKSCSSIIKPGGSLFVTTTNKTLQSWLAGIVAEYIFNILAIGTNEWNKFISPEEVQCFLETCGLKTKIIRGMIFNLIKYEWCWSSNVSMGYALHAIKQ, from the exons atgttacgaaataataatgttagaaaatttatttcacgtaATCA ttcATCAGAAACATCTAAGTATGTAACAAAGAGTATAAAACCGATTGGATCTACTGTAGATTCGAAAAAGGTAGaattttttgcaaaattaaaCAACAAATGGTGGGATCGGAATGGTTATTTAGCTCTTCTtcatattatgaataatattagagTACAGTTTGTACAAGATGGTTTAGCTAAAGCAGGCTTTATCAAAGATGATACAAATTTACCTTTAGAAGGAATAAAGATTGTGGATATTGGTTGTGGTGGAGGAATACTCTCTGAACCATTAGCTAAATTAGGAGCAGAAGTAACTGGAATAGATAATTCATTGGAACTGATAAATGTTGCAAAGGAACATGCCTCATTAGATTGTAATTTATCGGgaagattaaattatatacaaactaCCATtgaagaatttgaaaaagaaaataaagagaaatatgatGCAGTGGTAGCTTCGGAAATTTTGGAACATGTATTTAatcaacaattatttattaaa tcGTGTTCATCAATTATAAAACCTGGTGGATCATTGTTCGTTACTACCACAAATAAAACTTTACAATCTTGGTTGGCTGGAATTGTGGCAGAGTATATATTCAACATTTTAGCAATTGGAACAAATGAGTggaacaaatttatttcgcCAGAAGAAGTTCAATGTTTCTTAGAAACTT GTGGTCTgaagacaaaaataattcgtgggatgatttttaatctaataaaatatgaatggtGTTGGTCATCAAACGTTTCAATGGGCTATGCGCTTCATGCAATCAAACAGTGA